Proteins encoded by one window of Cucurbita pepo subsp. pepo cultivar mu-cu-16 chromosome LG14, ASM280686v2, whole genome shotgun sequence:
- the LOC111810709 gene encoding AT-hook motif nuclear-localized protein 1-like, which translates to MEGGEGDAGNGATAAAGSSPPRPEMAAPAPEGGGPVSSAAAVAGKKKRGRPRKYGPDGKLNLAALSPKPISASAPARSAVIDFSAEKRGKVRPASSLSKTKHETENLGEWVPCSVGANFTPHIITVNTGEDVTMKVLSFSQQGPRAICILSANGVISSVTLRQPDSSGGTLTYEGRFEILSLSGSFMPSDNAGTKSRTGGMSVSLASPDGRIVGGGVVGLLVAASPVQVVVGSFIFGNQHEQKSKKPKQDVILPVSFFPISSVEPKSYMTTTTTTTTTSSLRAETWSPLVPDLKSQPTDINVSLTSG; encoded by the exons ATGGAGGGAGGAGAAGGGGATGCCGGAAATGGGGCTACTGCAGCTGCAGGATCAAGTCCTCCGAGACCTGAGATGGCAGCTCCGGCACCGGAAGGTGGCGGTCCGGTGAGTTCTGCCGCGGCGGTGgcggggaagaagaagaggggaaGACCGAGGAAGTATGGGCCGGACGGGAAGTTGAATTTGGCGGCGCTGTCGCCGAAGCCGATATCGGCGTCGGCACCTGCACGGTCGGCGGTGATTGATTTCTCGGCGGAGAAACGTGGGAAAGTGCGGCCGGCGAGTTCGTTGAGCAAAACCAAACATGAAACGGAGAATTTAG GTGAATGGGTACCTTGTTCAGTTGGAGCTAATTTCACACCCCATATCATCACTGTCAACACTGGTGAG GACGTTACGATGAAGGTTCTCTCCTTTTCTCAACAAGGACCTCGAGCCATTTGTATTCTCTCTGCTAACGGTGTGATTTCGAGCGTCACTCTTCGTCAACCCGATTCTTCTGGAGGAACATTAACATATGAG ggTCGTTTTGAGATATTGTCGTTGTCGGGATCGTTCATGCCGAGCGACAATGCGGGAACAAAGAGTAGAACTGGTGGAATGAGTGTCTCGTTAGCGAGTCCAGACGGACGCATTGTTGGTGGCGGAGTTGTTGGTTTGTTAGTAGCTGCAAGTCCGGTTCAA GTGGTAGTAGGAAGCTTTATATTTGGGAACCAACACGAGCAAAAGTCGAAGAAGCCGAAACAAGATGTTATATTAccggtttctttttttccaatttcGAGTGTTGAACCGAAATCATACATGACAAcaacgacgacgacgacgacaacaTCTTCCCTTCGTGCTGAAACGTGGTCACCTTTAGTTCCAGATTTAAAGAGTCAACCAACTGATATCAATGTATCGTTAACTAGTGGTTAA
- the LOC111810490 gene encoding glutamic acid-rich protein-like produces the protein MGMRVMVGLVPILVVMVLLWVSSNPSYLFGSPYIIFSIFNFIILLVTVRNHEPRPFLQPSYYKLCQDARNHEPRPFLHPSYHKLCQDAEFSAHEEEEDKREEDEDENADSSENEKIDRDRDEIEQLNEEDEEDADNDGVDEDEDRDGDEIEQLNEEDEDNDSVDEDEAEREEEEEEEEELETGHHTRLFFPKVNVASFHLKANTFINKQSLYPV, from the exons ATGGGGATGAGAGTTATGGTGGGATTGGTACCTATTTTGGTGGTGATGGTGCTTTTGTGGGTATCATCAAACCCATCTTACCTTTTTGGTAGTCCTTATATCATTTTCTCAATCTTCAACTTCATAATTCTTCTCGTAACGGTTCGAAATCATGAGCCACGACCTTTTCTTCAACCTTCCTATTATAAGCTTTGTCAAGACGCTCGAAATCATGAGCCACGACCTTTTCTTCATCCTTCCTATCATAAGCTTTGTCAAGACGCTGAATTTAGTGCtcatgaggaagaagaagataaaagagaagaggatgaagacGAAAATGCAGATagtagtgaaaatgaaaaaatagatAGAGACAGAGATGAAATTGAACAATTGAACGAGGAAGATGAGGAAGATGCAGATAATGACGGTGTTGACGAAGATGAAGATAGAGATGGAGATGAAATTGAACAATTGaatgaggaagatgaagataaTGACAGtgttgatgaagatgaagcgGAGcgggaagaggaggaagaagaagaggaggaattG GAAACTGGACATCATACTAGACTGTTCTTTCCTAAAGTTAATGTAGCATCGTTCCACTTGAAAGCAAATACTTTCATCAACAAACAATCTCTTTATCCTGtctaa
- the LOC111810896 gene encoding protein cornichon homolog 4-like produces MGDLFVWLISFFSLVALLIVLVYQLMCLADLEFDYINPYDSASRINKVVMPEFIAMGVLCLFYLLTGHWGMSMLCGPYIYYNVRLYLRRQYLVDVTEIFNMLNWEKKRRLFKLAYLVFLLFLSIFWMIYSALEDDE; encoded by the exons ATGGGGGATCTATTTGTGTGGCTTATATCATTCTTCTCCCTCGTTGCTCTTCTGATAGTCCTTGTTTATCAG CTCATGTGCTTGGCGGATCTCGAGTTTGATTATATCAACCCCTATGACTCTGCTTCTAGAATAAATAAAGTGGTTATGCCGGAGTTCATTGCTATGGGAGTTTTGTGCCTCTTCTATCTTTTAACAGGGCATTGGGGTATGTCAATGTTATGTGGACCGTACATATATTATAATGTGAGACT GTACCTACGAAGACAGTACCTGGTAGATGTTACAGAGATATTCAATATGCTAAACTGGGAAAAGAAGCGCCGGCTTTTCAAACTAGCCTATCTAgttttcctcctcttcctttcTATATTTTG GATGATATACTCTGCTTTGGAAGATGATGAATAA